tcctgcctcagcctcccgcgtagctgggactacaggcgcttgccaccacactcagctaaatttttgtatttttagtagagacggggtttcatggtgttagccaggatggtctcgaggtcctgacctagtgatccgcccgcctccggcCTGCCAGCatatgagctaccacgcccggccagtgttTCGAATTTCTGTAGGGTTAAGCCCGCCCACCACTCTTGTATAGGGAACCCCCAACTCTCCCTGCCTGTATAGGGAAGGTCGTGTCCCGCCGCCCCACGTTGCCATAGTGGGAAGCCAGCCCACGTCTTACCGATGGTGCCGCAGCCGACGGCCAGACCATAGCGCCAGAGCGCGGAGCGCAGGTCGAAGGGGCCACGGTTTGGGACCTCCGCATCCAGAGGCTTCACCCGGACCGGGTGCCGGGACACGGCTACCACAGCCAGGGAGGCCCAGAAGACGCCCTGGCCCGCGCAGAACAGCCCGAGGATGGTGAAGAAGCGGCCCCGATCATGCTCAAAGAGCAACACATCCCGTTGCAGCGTCGCGCCTTGCAGGGGCCGGCGCGTGGGCAGGGGTCGCAGCACAGTTAGCAGCCCCGTGGCCCACCGCCTCCAAGGCGCCGCCATGGCCAGCCGACTTCCGGGGTGGGACTTCCTGTCGCGGAGCCGCCTCCCGCCCTCCCGCTCAGGGCTGGGAGACAACCAATCCAGAACGCAGAACACAAAATACAACATCactctttatattaaaaagtaaggaGGTCCTGGGGTTAAGTACACAAAGCACCTAAATCCTTCGGGTAGTTTAGTGTCAGTTCTACAAAGTAAGCTTTGGCTTCCGGGCATCAGTGAGGCTCAATCTTCTGAAGGCTTCCAGGGCAGGCGAGGAGAGGGATCAGGCAGCCCTCCCTCCCTCGGTCACAGTCACGGGGCGGCCTAGGGCCAGACAGGAGGAGATGACAGACGACAACCAGACGGTAATATCCAAGGACTATTTACAGGGGAGGCTGCTTCTGGGGCATGACTACAATCACTTCATGAATGCCACTTCTGGGATCTCGCCCTTGGCCTGGAGAAAAATGAAGGTCAGTAGAGGCAGGCCTACCATCCCCACTCAGCAACCCCTGCTAACCTGACCTCCAGA
The genomic region above belongs to Papio anubis isolate 15944 chromosome 12, Panubis1.0, whole genome shotgun sequence and contains:
- the TMEM223 gene encoding transmembrane protein 223 produces the protein MLYFVFCVLDWLSPSPEREGGRRLRDRKSHPGSRLAMAAPWRRWATGLLTVLRPLPTRRPLQGATLQRDVLLFEHDRGRFFTILGLFCAGQGVFWASLAVVAVSRHPVRVKPLDAEVPNRGPFDLRSALWRYGLAVGCGTIGALILGAGLLFSLRSVRSVVLRAGGQQVTLTTHAPFGLWAHFTVPLKQVSCMAHRDEVPAMLPLKVKGRRFYFLLDKAGHFPNTKLFDNTVGAYRSL